Proteins from one Listeria weihenstephanensis genomic window:
- a CDS encoding DNA translocase FtsK — MGWFKDFFFADRDEEYEKTEVAKPKKEAKPAPQIQLAPTTKTKKPIETTQQKMQPAKQKREIQAKVVYQYPKGEFRFPLIPDGGQQVTTNTALHSEPKQVTPKRNTQRVIEKNNVPIMEKKRPFKLTDVPSPVFAFQKRPSRFEFDITKELETGEPVLDEVLMEEVSKVHPETTVVPELEEEITVLDQVEEPALVKDEIEVLEEELPEAVFEEAFVEVEDVSLSEAEEMAILEQIKGADVVADEEIAVAPVEEVEPKTERIELIHEAPKPEKPVRTNAPPKTRIPFNVMMVNQDKQRVEKKEEVEQQPVNTTFETPKEAEIAPVFPVEKATTDKPSSYYFPSLTLLKPPVFENEDEEWLAFQEELLNETLLNFNVAAKVVNVTQGPAVTRFEVQPEKGVKVSKITNLTDDIKLNLAAKDIRIEAPIPGKSTIGIEIPNATSRPVMLSEIMNSQAFQMSKSPLTAALGLDISGRPIVTDLQTMPHGLIAGATGSGKSVCINSLLISLLYKATPDELKLLLIDPKMVELAPYNRIPHLVSPVITDAKAATAALKWAVEEMERRYQLFAHAGVRNMEKFNEYSSHPEHSGEKLPYILIIIDELADLMMVAPSDVEEAISRIAQKARACGIHMIVATQRPSVDVITGLIKANIPTRVSFSVSSQIDSRTIIDTAGAEKLLGKGDMLFLPSGASKPVRLQGTYVGDQEIDAVIAHVRNQGEPNYLFKQEELLEREIAKEEEDDLFDEACDFVLGQNGASTSLLQRHFRIGYNRAARLMEALEKHNIVSATNGSRPRDVIITREQLEKIRDN; from the coding sequence ATGGGATGGTTCAAAGATTTTTTCTTCGCAGACCGAGACGAAGAGTATGAAAAAACAGAAGTGGCTAAGCCAAAAAAAGAGGCAAAACCAGCGCCACAGATCCAATTGGCACCAACAACTAAAACTAAAAAACCAATAGAAACCACACAACAGAAGATGCAACCTGCAAAACAAAAACGAGAAATACAAGCAAAAGTCGTCTATCAATATCCAAAAGGAGAATTTCGTTTTCCACTTATTCCTGATGGCGGACAACAAGTAACAACGAATACAGCGTTACATAGCGAACCGAAGCAAGTGACACCAAAGCGGAATACGCAGCGGGTCATCGAAAAAAATAACGTACCAATAATGGAGAAGAAGCGACCGTTCAAATTGACTGATGTTCCTTCGCCAGTCTTTGCTTTCCAAAAAAGACCAAGCCGTTTTGAGTTTGATATTACAAAAGAATTAGAAACGGGTGAGCCAGTTCTTGATGAAGTTTTAATGGAAGAGGTTTCCAAAGTACATCCTGAAACGACCGTCGTGCCTGAGTTGGAAGAGGAAATTACTGTTTTAGATCAAGTAGAAGAACCTGCATTGGTGAAAGACGAGATCGAGGTGTTAGAAGAGGAGCTACCAGAAGCGGTTTTTGAGGAAGCTTTTGTCGAAGTAGAGGACGTATCGCTATCTGAAGCGGAAGAAATGGCTATTTTAGAACAAATTAAAGGCGCAGATGTGGTTGCGGATGAAGAAATCGCAGTGGCTCCCGTTGAGGAAGTGGAGCCAAAAACGGAGCGCATTGAACTTATTCATGAAGCGCCAAAGCCTGAGAAACCAGTGCGCACAAACGCGCCGCCAAAAACGCGCATTCCATTCAACGTTATGATGGTGAATCAAGACAAGCAACGCGTTGAGAAAAAAGAGGAAGTAGAGCAACAGCCAGTGAACACGACATTCGAGACTCCAAAAGAAGCAGAAATAGCACCCGTTTTCCCTGTGGAAAAAGCAACAACCGATAAACCAAGTAGTTACTATTTTCCGTCCTTAACTTTACTCAAACCACCCGTTTTTGAAAATGAAGACGAGGAGTGGCTAGCGTTTCAAGAAGAACTTTTAAATGAGACGCTTTTAAACTTTAACGTTGCTGCAAAAGTGGTCAATGTGACGCAAGGCCCAGCAGTTACGCGATTTGAAGTACAGCCTGAAAAAGGCGTGAAGGTCAGCAAAATCACGAATTTGACCGATGATATCAAGCTTAATTTAGCGGCAAAAGACATTCGTATTGAAGCGCCAATCCCAGGAAAAAGCACGATTGGTATTGAAATTCCAAATGCCACGAGCCGTCCTGTGATGCTGTCAGAAATCATGAATAGTCAAGCGTTCCAGATGAGTAAATCACCGTTAACAGCGGCGCTTGGGCTCGATATTTCAGGCAGACCAATCGTCACCGACTTACAAACGATGCCGCATGGACTTATTGCTGGTGCGACTGGATCAGGAAAAAGCGTCTGCATCAATTCCTTGCTCATCAGCTTACTGTATAAAGCAACCCCAGATGAGTTGAAACTATTGCTCATCGATCCAAAAATGGTTGAACTTGCGCCGTATAATCGGATACCGCATCTTGTTAGTCCAGTTATTACAGATGCTAAAGCGGCTACGGCGGCATTGAAGTGGGCTGTGGAAGAGATGGAACGCCGATATCAATTATTTGCTCATGCTGGCGTTAGGAACATGGAGAAGTTTAACGAATATTCTTCCCATCCAGAACATTCTGGCGAGAAATTGCCGTACATTTTAATCATTATCGATGAATTAGCAGATCTGATGATGGTGGCGCCAAGTGATGTAGAAGAAGCCATTAGCCGCATTGCCCAAAAAGCAAGAGCGTGTGGTATTCACATGATTGTGGCAACGCAACGTCCTTCTGTAGACGTTATTACAGGTCTTATTAAAGCGAACATTCCAACACGCGTTTCTTTCTCTGTGTCATCACAAATTGATTCTAGAACGATTATCGATACCGCTGGTGCTGAGAAATTACTTGGAAAAGGGGATATGCTATTCCTCCCAAGTGGCGCATCCAAACCCGTTCGTTTACAAGGGACATATGTCGGCGACCAAGAAATCGATGCCGTCATTGCCCATGTTCGTAATCAGGGCGAACCGAATTATCTATTCAAACAAGAAGAGCTTCTAGAACGCGAAATTGCCAAAGAAGAAGAGGACGATTTATTCGATGAAGCGTGTGATTTTGTATTAGGACAAAACGGAGCATCAACATCTTTATTACAACGTCATTTCCGAATCGGATATAACCGCGCAGCAAGACTGATGGAAGCACTAGAAAAGCATAATATCGTCTCCGCGACAAATGGATCGCGACCGCGTGATGTGATTATCACCAGAGAACAATTAGAAAAGATACGTGATAATTAA
- the ytpR gene encoding YtpR family tRNA-binding protein, whose amino-acid sequence MIVNAFYNEKGVGDTLLVHLNDVEKTDFESKGNVTRIFDVETGETVAINIFEVSKKRTFEANGKVNLTLEDVEFMNKELADNGFDFVIEADLSPKFVVGHVISKEKHPNADKLNVCQVDLGDKTVQIVCGAPNVDADQKVVVAKIGAVMPSGLIIKPSNLRGEDSFGMICAARELAIPDAPEEKGIMILDDSYEVGSEFPVSF is encoded by the coding sequence GTGATTGTAAATGCATTTTATAACGAAAAAGGAGTAGGGGACACGCTTTTAGTCCACCTCAATGATGTAGAAAAAACAGATTTTGAATCAAAAGGAAATGTCACACGTATTTTTGATGTGGAAACAGGCGAAACGGTTGCGATCAACATTTTCGAAGTATCGAAAAAACGCACATTTGAGGCAAACGGTAAGGTGAATTTGACGCTAGAAGACGTGGAATTCATGAATAAAGAACTTGCGGATAACGGTTTTGATTTTGTTATTGAAGCAGATCTTTCGCCAAAGTTCGTAGTGGGACACGTAATCTCTAAAGAAAAACATCCTAATGCGGATAAATTGAATGTATGTCAAGTTGATTTGGGCGATAAAACGGTACAAATCGTATGTGGAGCCCCAAATGTAGATGCGGATCAAAAAGTAGTCGTTGCTAAAATTGGCGCTGTTATGCCAAGCGGTTTGATCATTAAGCCATCTAATCTACGCGGGGAAGACTCGTTTGGAATGATCTGCGCGGCGCGTGAGTTGGCGATTCCGGACGCACCAGAAGAAAAAGGTATCATGATCCTTGATGACAGCTATGAAGTAGGCTCAGAATTTCCAGTTTCATTTTAA
- a CDS encoding DUF1444 domain-containing protein has protein sequence MMKMTTMKMKERLEKELASAARTFRYDRDKDTLKVTEAGNSITLSIPQIIANWQENGEVAVEKIVYYVEEGLKASQANIDIRASLPNVYPVIRATSFPRKTKDDKALLVEDHTAETAIFYVVDVGSSYRFIEEDALSGTDVTLDDVRMAAFSNLRTRATTMKKDTVSDNDYYFVRTNDGYDASRILNEPFLEEMRAKIQGEMVLAVPHQDVLIIADIRNNTGYDVLAHMTMDFFSSGLAPITSLPLVYNDGKLEPIFIMAKNRPKE, from the coding sequence ATGATGAAAATGACAACGATGAAGATGAAGGAGCGCCTTGAAAAAGAGCTTGCGAGCGCGGCGCGGACCTTCCGTTATGATCGCGATAAAGACACACTGAAAGTGACGGAAGCGGGCAATTCAATTACATTATCGATCCCGCAAATTATCGCGAATTGGCAGGAAAACGGTGAAGTCGCTGTTGAAAAAATCGTCTATTATGTGGAAGAAGGATTGAAAGCGTCGCAAGCTAACATTGATATTCGAGCGAGTTTGCCAAACGTATACCCGGTTATTCGAGCGACATCTTTTCCGCGCAAAACGAAAGACGATAAGGCGCTTTTAGTGGAAGATCACACGGCAGAAACAGCGATTTTTTACGTGGTGGATGTAGGTTCGTCGTATCGTTTTATCGAAGAAGACGCGCTTTCTGGGACAGATGTGACGCTGGACGATGTGAGAATGGCCGCTTTCTCAAATTTGCGGACACGTGCCACGACGATGAAAAAAGATACGGTGAGTGACAACGATTATTATTTTGTGCGAACAAATGATGGGTATGACGCGAGTCGGATTTTGAATGAGCCATTTTTAGAAGAAATGCGCGCGAAAATCCAGGGTGAAATGGTGCTTGCAGTGCCGCATCAGGATGTGTTAATTATTGCAGATATTAGAAATAATACGGGCTATGATGTGTTGGCGCATATGACGATGGATTTCTTTTCGAGCGGACTCGCACCAATTACCTCTTTACCTCTCGTGTATAATGATGGTAAACTAGAACCGATCTTTATTATGGCCAAAAACAGACCAAAGGAGTAG
- a CDS encoding thioredoxin family protein, with amino-acid sequence MSFRINKYRTKKESSRMKHLESVEAFNDLKDNGKTIFMFSADWCGDCKFIEPIMPEIEAEHDDFTFSHVDRDQFIDLCGDLAIFGIPSFLAFEDGEEIGRFVSKDRKTKEEINDFINAL; translated from the coding sequence ATGAGCTTTAGGATTAATAAGTATAGAACGAAGAAGGAGTCGAGTAGAATGAAGCATTTAGAATCAGTAGAAGCATTTAATGATTTAAAAGATAACGGTAAAACAATTTTTATGTTCAGCGCCGATTGGTGTGGGGATTGTAAATTTATCGAACCTATCATGCCTGAAATTGAGGCGGAACATGACGATTTCACTTTTTCACATGTGGATCGTGACCAGTTTATAGATCTTTGTGGTGATTTGGCGATTTTCGGAATTCCGAGTTTTCTCGCTTTTGAAGATGGGGAAGAGATCGGTCGTTTTGTCAGTAAAGATCGCAAAACAAAAGAAGAAATTAACGATTTTATCAACGCTCTGTAA
- a CDS encoding YtoQ family protein, producing MDYHIYLAGEIHSDWRDKLRASIQAKPGITFHFWGPQEDHDTSDAIGESILGTQPNALYKDLQASKINNLRTELHLKKADLVIALFGDKFKQWNTATDAATAISLGKPTIIIRPTDLHHPLKELSEKANVTVDTIEQAAKVIDYLFA from the coding sequence ATGGACTATCATATTTATCTAGCAGGCGAAATTCATTCCGACTGGCGCGACAAGCTTCGCGCAAGCATTCAAGCAAAGCCAGGCATCACGTTTCATTTTTGGGGACCACAAGAGGATCATGACACGTCTGACGCGATCGGCGAATCCATCCTCGGCACACAACCAAACGCGCTATATAAAGACTTGCAAGCATCCAAAATCAATAATCTACGTACAGAGCTTCATTTGAAAAAAGCAGATTTGGTCATCGCATTGTTCGGCGACAAGTTCAAGCAATGGAATACCGCTACCGACGCGGCAACAGCTATCTCACTAGGCAAACCTACCATCATAATTCGCCCAACCGATCTACATCACCCACTAAAAGAACTATCGGAAAAAGCGAATGTGACTGTGGATACGATTGAACAAGCCGCGAAAGTCATCGATTATCTTTTCGCGTAG
- a CDS encoding GNAT family N-acetyltransferase → MLVGGHAYTFRKDYQETDVLRQEFNRLTRNTYGFDLEKWYQNGYWSEGCHLYSLFDGEAIVSHVTVSEMAFSVLGERQKFVQIGTVMTDEFYQKRGLSKALLEVVLREWETKCDLIYLFANDAVLDFYPKFGFVSVNEYQVTKSVPVQRKNNPVRQLDLGIKADRDFLFRVAAEAFPQGRLAMLGGAGMVMLYCGHFELFTLENNLFYIEELDAIAVAEYDGVDLILHDILASEKVDVELVIDALVKDETNRVTLGFMPNDMTTYDVALLKEEDSTLFVKRGKESLFEKNKLIFPLLSHT, encoded by the coding sequence ATGTTAGTTGGTGGCCACGCGTACACGTTTAGGAAAGATTATCAGGAAACAGACGTTTTGCGACAGGAATTTAATCGTTTAACAAGGAATACTTACGGCTTTGATTTGGAGAAATGGTATCAAAATGGTTACTGGAGCGAGGGATGTCATCTGTATTCGCTCTTTGATGGTGAGGCTATCGTATCGCATGTGACGGTCAGTGAGATGGCGTTTTCTGTTCTTGGTGAGCGGCAAAAGTTTGTTCAAATTGGGACAGTTATGACGGATGAGTTTTATCAGAAACGTGGACTTAGCAAGGCTTTGCTTGAGGTCGTGTTGCGGGAGTGGGAGACGAAATGCGATTTGATTTATTTGTTTGCGAATGATGCGGTGCTGGATTTTTATCCGAAATTTGGTTTTGTGTCGGTAAATGAATATCAGGTGACTAAGTCTGTGCCAGTTCAGCGGAAAAACAATCCTGTGAGGCAATTGGATTTAGGAATAAAAGCGGATCGTGATTTCTTGTTCCGTGTAGCAGCCGAGGCGTTCCCTCAAGGGCGGTTGGCGATGCTCGGTGGCGCGGGTATGGTCATGCTTTATTGTGGTCATTTCGAATTGTTTACTTTGGAGAATAATCTGTTTTATATAGAGGAGCTGGATGCGATCGCGGTGGCGGAGTACGATGGCGTTGATTTGATTCTACACGATATTTTAGCGAGCGAAAAAGTCGATGTGGAGTTGGTTATCGATGCGTTGGTAAAGGATGAAACAAATCGGGTGACACTCGGATTTATGCCGAACGATATGACAACTTATGATGTAGCGCTGTTGAAAGAAGAGGATTCGACCTTGTTTGTGAAGCGGGGAAAAGAGTCGCTTTTTGAGAAAAACAAACTCATCTTCCCCTTGCTGTCACATACATGA
- a CDS encoding M42 family metallopeptidase, whose amino-acid sequence MEKETLDLFKTLTELPGTSGSEQFVRDFVRKEITPVSDEVIQDGLGGIFGVRHGAEGGPRILVAGHLDEVGFMVTRITDNGMIAFQTIGGWNPQVLQAQRVQLITANGPVIGVVASVPPHLLTEAERSKPTDPKNLLIDIGADDRDDAIAIGVKPGQQIVPVAEFTPLANPKKIMAKAWDNRYGVGLAIELLKAVKDEQLPNTLFAGANVQEEVGLRGAGVSAHMIQPDIFFALDASPANDTTGDKTQFGQIGQGFLMRIFDRTMIMHRGMREFLLDTAESNKIPYQYFVSPGGTDAGKVHTSNDGIPSAVIGVPARYIHSSNSILHVDDYAAAKEMITTVIRNLDKTTYETIRDNA is encoded by the coding sequence TTGGAAAAAGAAACGTTGGATTTATTTAAAACATTGACGGAACTCCCTGGAACATCTGGAAGCGAACAATTTGTAAGAGACTTTGTTAGAAAAGAAATTACGCCAGTCTCTGATGAAGTTATTCAAGATGGTTTGGGTGGTATTTTCGGCGTGCGTCATGGCGCAGAAGGTGGACCTCGTATTTTAGTAGCCGGCCATTTGGATGAAGTTGGCTTTATGGTGACGCGTATTACGGATAACGGGATGATTGCGTTCCAAACGATTGGTGGCTGGAATCCGCAAGTGCTTCAAGCGCAACGAGTACAGTTGATTACGGCAAACGGTCCTGTGATTGGAGTCGTGGCTTCTGTTCCACCGCATTTATTGACCGAAGCGGAGCGCAGTAAACCAACAGATCCGAAAAATCTGCTTATCGATATTGGCGCGGATGATCGGGATGATGCGATTGCGATCGGCGTGAAACCTGGTCAGCAAATTGTGCCAGTAGCTGAATTTACACCACTAGCGAATCCAAAAAAAATCATGGCAAAAGCGTGGGATAACAGATACGGCGTAGGCCTTGCGATTGAACTTTTAAAAGCGGTGAAAGACGAGCAATTGCCGAATACGTTATTTGCTGGTGCGAATGTACAAGAAGAGGTTGGACTTCGCGGCGCTGGCGTTAGCGCACACATGATTCAACCCGATATCTTTTTCGCCCTCGATGCAAGTCCTGCAAATGATACGACGGGTGATAAAACACAGTTCGGCCAAATCGGACAAGGTTTCTTGATGCGTATTTTCGACCGAACAATGATTATGCATCGTGGCATGCGCGAATTTTTACTTGATACTGCTGAGTCCAATAAGATTCCTTATCAGTATTTTGTGTCGCCGGGTGGCACGGACGCTGGGAAAGTCCATACGTCGAACGATGGGATTCCGAGTGCGGTTATTGGTGTTCCTGCGCGCTATATCCATTCATCTAATTCGATTTTGCATGTGGATGATTATGCGGCAGCCAAAGAGATGATTACGACGGTGATTCGTAACTTGGATAAAACGACGTACGAAACGATTCGTGATAATGCTTAA
- a CDS encoding PepSY domain-containing protein — protein sequence MNCKAFITGVIAGAAAGHLINHYLLEPKTMSGDVILENVKEAFKKEGPIEGSWIQLKKQHYKKFAMDTFVYHGGITAIRDGEKKQFEFIADATTGTIIDIYLT from the coding sequence ATGAACTGTAAAGCTTTTATAACAGGCGTTATCGCAGGGGCAGCAGCTGGTCACTTAATCAACCACTATCTGCTTGAGCCAAAAACAATGTCGGGCGATGTGATTCTTGAAAATGTCAAAGAGGCATTCAAAAAAGAAGGTCCCATTGAAGGCTCATGGATCCAACTTAAAAAACAACATTACAAAAAATTCGCGATGGATACATTTGTATATCATGGCGGCATCACAGCTATTCGCGACGGCGAAAAGAAACAATTCGAATTTATCGCAGATGCTACAACAGGAACAATTATCGATATTTACTTAACTTGA
- a CDS encoding NAD(P)H-dependent oxidoreductase has product MARILVVQADSREKGTMKSLSEIYIAYMQELKHEVKVVDLATLDYDKTLSKGYKTERTSEMLKVNAYAHQSDLLVFFYPIWFANVPSALKGFIENLFWVGETYSFKTKEYLFQGKWRGKRASIFYSIGGSEFYHYLFGWSGYRGLRQPLWLSGVFRIKHTSFDRMDRTKRKSETYYKKRVVALAKRDGRRLAHL; this is encoded by the coding sequence ATGGCGCGTATTCTTGTCGTTCAGGCGGATTCCAGAGAAAAAGGCACAATGAAAAGCCTCAGTGAAATTTATATTGCTTACATGCAGGAGTTGAAGCATGAGGTGAAAGTGGTAGATCTCGCTACACTTGATTACGATAAAACCCTTAGTAAGGGGTACAAAACGGAGCGAACATCAGAAATGTTAAAGGTAAACGCTTACGCACATCAATCAGATTTACTTGTTTTCTTTTATCCGATCTGGTTTGCTAACGTACCATCTGCGCTAAAAGGATTTATTGAGAATTTATTCTGGGTGGGAGAAACGTACAGTTTTAAAACGAAGGAATATTTATTTCAAGGGAAATGGCGAGGCAAACGCGCGAGTATTTTTTATTCCATCGGAGGTAGTGAGTTCTATCATTATTTATTTGGATGGAGCGGTTATCGAGGACTTCGCCAGCCGCTTTGGCTCAGTGGTGTTTTTCGAATCAAGCACACAAGTTTTGATAGAATGGATCGCACGAAACGAAAATCAGAGACCTATTACAAAAAGCGAGTAGTAGCTTTAGCGAAGAGAGATGGTCGTCGTTTAGCGCATCTATAA
- a CDS encoding MerR family transcriptional regulator, with amino-acid sequence MRGHELGELLHIPTSTLHYYEKKGLIQPEREGNHYRNYSARDVQMLKYILILKEAGLTLAEIKQVFHRYFHQSHDEACQREAQHFFNQKIKIMEEKIARYNTIMEIMKDLPVMLGDQSLTAIQEKNEQLVDDFFEKERGGR; translated from the coding sequence ATGCGTGGGCATGAATTAGGAGAATTGTTACACATACCAACGTCAACGCTACATTATTACGAGAAAAAAGGACTGATCCAGCCAGAACGTGAGGGAAATCATTATCGCAATTATTCTGCGCGAGATGTTCAAATGTTGAAGTATATCTTGATTTTAAAAGAAGCTGGTTTGACTTTAGCAGAAATCAAACAAGTTTTCCATCGCTATTTTCATCAGTCTCATGACGAGGCGTGCCAACGAGAGGCGCAACATTTTTTTAATCAAAAAATCAAGATCATGGAAGAAAAAATCGCGCGTTACAACACGATTATGGAGATTATGAAGGATTTGCCGGTCATGCTTGGAGATCAGTCTCTTACGGCTATTCAGGAAAAAAATGAGCAGCTTGTTGACGATTTCTTCGAGAAGGAACGGGGAGGTCGCTAA
- a CDS encoding metal-sensing transcriptional repressor yields MLEVRKAVSNRLAKIEGHVKSVKKMTDEDRPYEDIMLQIAAVKKALESAEKVIFSEQMKEMVARGEFDQKRVDSFIK; encoded by the coding sequence ATGTTGGAGGTTAGAAAAGCCGTTTCCAATCGGTTGGCTAAGATCGAGGGGCACGTTAAATCGGTGAAAAAAATGACGGATGAAGACAGGCCGTATGAAGATATTATGCTACAAATAGCGGCCGTCAAAAAAGCATTAGAAAGCGCTGAAAAAGTTATTTTTAGTGAACAAATGAAAGAAATGGTCGCGCGTGGTGAATTCGATCAGAAACGTGTGGATAGTTTTATTAAATAA
- a CDS encoding MBL fold metallo-hydrolase: MDTLRVGEIEIHWLRGGVTHFDGGAMFGVVPKALWSKKYQPNEKNQIRCVTDPMYFHYQGKHYLIDAGLGNGRLTEKQKRNFGVTGESFMIEDLATLGVKPEDIDVILMTHLHFDHVVGLTNAAGESIFSNAIIYTTATEWDEMQHPNIRSKATYWPENWPGIASQIKTYEQELLLNEAITLRKTGGHSLGHAVIEINSGGQSAIHMADIFPTHAHKNVLWVTAYDDYPMDSIFAKERLIKEIDGKKKWLLFYHDAYYRALQFDLDGNITEKVEMNLVGE; encoded by the coding sequence ATGGATACATTGCGAGTAGGGGAGATAGAGATTCATTGGTTGCGTGGCGGCGTGACGCATTTTGACGGTGGAGCGATGTTTGGTGTCGTGCCTAAGGCTTTGTGGAGCAAAAAGTACCAGCCGAACGAGAAAAATCAGATTCGCTGTGTGACCGATCCGATGTATTTTCATTATCAAGGCAAGCATTATTTAATTGATGCTGGTCTTGGGAATGGGCGTTTGACGGAGAAACAAAAGCGTAATTTTGGCGTGACGGGAGAATCGTTTATGATTGAGGATTTGGCAACGCTTGGTGTGAAACCAGAGGACATCGATGTTATTTTAATGACGCATTTGCATTTTGATCATGTCGTTGGTTTGACGAATGCAGCGGGTGAAAGTATTTTTAGCAACGCGATTATTTATACGACGGCAACGGAATGGGACGAGATGCAGCATCCAAATATCAGATCCAAGGCGACATATTGGCCCGAAAATTGGCCGGGGATTGCAAGTCAAATAAAAACCTATGAGCAGGAACTTTTATTGAACGAGGCAATCACACTTCGCAAAACGGGAGGACATAGTCTTGGCCACGCGGTAATTGAGATTAATAGTGGTGGCCAGTCTGCAATTCACATGGCAGATATATTTCCAACCCATGCGCATAAAAATGTTTTATGGGTGACAGCATACGACGATTATCCAATGGATTCTATTTTTGCGAAGGAGCGATTGATAAAGGAAATTGACGGTAAGAAGAAGTGGTTATTATTTTATCATGATGCGTATTATCGCGCGTTGCAGTTTGATTTGGACGGGAATATTACTGAAAAAGTAGAGATGAATCTGGTTGGCGAATAA
- the trmB gene encoding tRNA (guanosine(46)-N7)-methyltransferase TrmB, giving the protein MRVKHKPWARDHILAHPEVCVAKPEEWKGKWHQLFGNENPIHIEIGTGKGQFVTGMAVANPEINYIGIEVVESVIITALDKALAAGIPNLRLLSVDGAELLEYFEPGEVARVYLNFSDPWPKTRHAKRRLTNPRFLDIYKALLPADGEIHFKTDNRGLFEYSLVAFSEYGLLLQYLSLDLHHSDFEGNIMTEYEEKFSAQGFPIYRLEATYKS; this is encoded by the coding sequence ATGCGAGTGAAACACAAACCGTGGGCGAGAGATCATATTTTAGCTCACCCAGAAGTATGCGTGGCAAAACCTGAGGAATGGAAAGGGAAATGGCACCAACTTTTTGGAAATGAAAACCCAATCCATATCGAAATTGGTACTGGAAAAGGTCAATTTGTAACAGGAATGGCAGTCGCGAATCCTGAAATTAATTATATTGGCATCGAAGTCGTGGAAAGCGTGATTATAACAGCGCTCGATAAAGCACTCGCTGCAGGAATCCCGAACTTGCGTTTATTATCGGTGGACGGGGCAGAGTTGCTTGAGTATTTTGAGCCAGGCGAAGTAGCGCGCGTGTATTTGAATTTTTCCGATCCGTGGCCAAAAACGCGTCACGCTAAGCGTCGTTTGACAAATCCGCGCTTTTTAGATATTTATAAGGCGTTATTACCAGCGGATGGTGAGATTCATTTTAAAACGGATAATCGCGGGTTGTTTGAGTATTCCCTTGTGGCGTTCTCAGAGTATGGCTTACTGCTTCAATATTTGTCGCTTGATCTCCACCATAGCGATTTTGAAGGCAATATTATGACAGAATACGAAGAAAAATTTTCAGCCCAAGGGTTTCCAATCTATCGTTTGGAAGCAACATATAAATCATAG